A single region of the Salvia miltiorrhiza cultivar Shanhuang (shh) chromosome 8, IMPLAD_Smil_shh, whole genome shotgun sequence genome encodes:
- the LOC131000065 gene encoding uncharacterized protein LOC131000065 isoform X1: MFWKLTALSASSPVESVLDKENFTLEELLDEEEIIQECKALNSRLINFLRDRAQVEQLVRYIVEEPPEDADSKRTFKFPFVACEIFTCEIDVILKTLVDEEELMHLLFNFLEPNRPHSALLAGYFSKVAVCLMIRKTVPLMNYVKAHQDVLKQLVDLIGITSIMEVLVRLVGADDHLYPNSLDVMQWLTDSNLLEMIVDKLNTLNPPEVHANAAETLCSITRNAPSPLATKLSSSSFVARIFGHALEDSQSKSALVHSLSVCISLLDPKRSIPSPLMYSFRSQHVYESPINVDPDTVCAMLPKLGELLVLLNVSSDENILPTTYGELKPPLGKHRLKIVEFLAVLLKTGNEAAEKELIISGTIQRVLDLFFEYPYNNALHHHVESIVYSCLENKNDAIVDHLLVDCNLVGKILIMEKSPTLSATPNQPTSPAPGRWAPRAGYFGHLTRISNKLIQLGNSDDRILKHLQENNEWSEWQATILQERNVVENVYRWACGRPTTLQDRTRDSDEEDVQDRDYDVAALANNLSQAFRYTIYDNEENEGHGSFDRDDEVYFDDESAEVVISSLRLGDDQGSSLFTNSNWFAFQDDRNGGDVPMNTSSSDMMDDINLNGITNGGNSSSDDEVMVGEDEEMIESRSSPNGSSSFQANGFNGFAVDNSRGDGDSVTMAEKTATSNDLGFFRFESPDNDDPFGDRPIPEWVAWGEGSDFQVSRSGVNPFVDHNNITENVTDSVECTAAPIYPTSSGELVPNGISSIDVSDSLAKSTSSQKSVSVPSLFEEDVEFVGVELEGTEKAMEQALKEGIVGEAGPLKRNTSPKKPEKEDLDDSAGMKEFNDANYWRVDQEVAVLE; the protein is encoded by the exons ATGTTCTGGAAGCTCACAGCTCTTTCTGCTTCTTCTCCC GTTGAGTCTGTGCTCGACAAGGAAAATTTTACCCTGGAAGAGCTCTTGGATGAAGAGGAGATAATCCAAGAGTGTAAAGCGTTAAACAGCCGCCTTATAAATTT TTTGAGAGATAGAGCTCAGGTTGAGCAGTTGGTGCGATATATTGTTGAGGAACCCCCAGAAGATGCAGATAGCAAACGGACCTTCAA GTTCCCTTTTGTTGCGTGTGAAATTTTCACATGTGAAATTGATGTCATCTTGAAAACTTTGGTGGATGAAGAGGAG CTTATGCATTTACTCTTCAATTTTCTGGAACCAAACCGCCCTCACAGTGCATTGTTGGCTGGGTACTTCAGTAAG GTTGCAGTATGCCTAATGATACGGAAGACCGTCCCACTAATGAATTATGTAAAG GCCCACCAAGATGTTCTTAAGCAGTTGGTTGATTTGATCGGTATCACATCCATCATGGAG GTCTTGGTGCGACTTGTAGGTGCAGATGATCATTTATATCCAAATTCTTTGGATGTTATGCAATGGTTGACAGATAGCAACTTGTTAGAAATGATTGTGGACAAGCTCAATACCTTG AATCCACCAGAAGTACATGCTAATGCAGCTGAAACATTATGTTCTATAACCAGGAATGCACCATCACCTCTGGCCACTAAACTATCCAGTTCAAG TTTTGTGGCAAGGATTTTTGGTCATGCACTTGAAGATTCACAGTCGAAATCTGCCCTTGTTCATTCATTGTCTGTCTGTATTTCATTACTGGATCCTAAAAGATCAATTCCTTCACCACTAATGTACTCTTTCAGAAGTCAACATGTATATGAATCACCAATAAATGTGGATCCTGATACTGTCTGTGCCATGCTTCCAAAATTGG GTGAACTGTTGGTGCTTCTGAATGTTTCATCTGATGAGAATATTTTGCCCACAACATATGGTGAATTGAAGCCGCCTCTTGGAAAACATCGTCTGAAG ATTGTAGAATTTCTCGCGGTGCTGCTAAAAACTGGCAACGAGGCTGCAGAGAAGGAATTGATAATCTCTGGGACCATTCAAAGAGTACTTGATCTGTTTTTTGA GTACCCATATAACAATGCTTTGCATCATCATGTGGAGAGCATTGTATATTCATGCTTGGAAAACAAAAATGATGCCATTGTTGACCATCTTCTTGTGGACTGTAACTTGGTTGGAAAAATTCTTATTATGGAAAAAAGTCCAACACTTTCTGCCACACCGAATCAG CCAACTTCGCCAGCACCCGGAAGATGGGCCCCTCGAGCAGGATATTTTGGACATTTGACTCGGATATCAAATAAACTTATTCAGCTGGGCAATAGTGACGATCGCATTCTGAAGCATCTTCAG GAAAACAATGAGTGGAGTGAGTGGCAGGCCACTATCTTACAGGAGCGTAATGTGGTCGAAAATGTTTATCGATGGGCTTGTGG GAGACCTACTACATTGCAGGACAGAACCAGGGATAGTGATGAGGAAGATGTTCAGGATAGAGATTATGATGTTGCAGCACTGGCAAATAATTTAAGCCAGGCATTTAGATACACCATATATGacaatgaagaaaatgag GGTCATGGATCTTTTGATCGTGATGATGAG GTTTACTTTGATGACGAATCTGCTGAGGTCGTAATTTCATCCCTAAGGTTGGGTGATGACCAAGGGAG CAGTTTGTTCACAAATTCCAACTGGTTTGCCTTCCAAGATGACAGAAATGGTGGTGACGTGCCTATGAACACCTCATCTTCTGACATGATGGATGATATTAATTTGAATGGAATAACGAATGGTGGTAACAGCAGCAGTGATGATGAGGTTATGGTTGGAGAGGATGAGGAAATGATAGAGAGCAGGTCTTCACCGAATGGATCATCTAGTTTTCAGGCTAATGGCTTCAATGGATTCGCCGTAGACAATTCTAGGGGTGATGGAGACTCGGTTACCATGGCTGAGAAAACTGCTACTTCTAATGACTTGGGTTTCTTTCGCTTTGAGTCACCGGACAACGACGACCCTTTTGGAGACAGACCAATACCTGAGTGGGTTGCGTGGGGAGAGGGGTCTGATTTTCAAGTTAGTCGATCTGGCGTTAATCCATTTGTTGACCACAACAACATCACAGAAAATGTAACGGACTCAGTGGAATGTACTGCTGCTCCCATATATCCTACTTCCAGTGGAGAACTTGTACCCAATGGAATCAGTTCTATAGATGTCAGTGATAGTTTGGCTAAATCTACTTCGAGTCAGAAAAGTGTTTCCGTGCCCTCTTTGTTTGAAGAGGATGTTGAATTCGTGGGTGTGGAATTGGAGGGTACAGAGAAGGCTATGGAACAGGCTCTCAAGGAAGGCATTGTCGGTGAAGCTGGGCCACTGAAAAGGAACACCAGTCCAAAGAAACCAGAAAAGGAGGATTTAGATGACAGTGCTGGAATGAAGGAATTCAATGACGCCAACTATTGGAGAGTCGACCAGGAGGTTGCAGTGTTGGAGTAA
- the LOC131000063 gene encoding homeobox-leucine zipper protein REVOLUTA-like — protein MAMVAQHHRERENSSGSINKHLDSGKYVRYTAEQVEALERVYSECPKPSSLRRQQLIRECPILCNIEPKQIKVWFQNRRCREKQRKESTRLQSVNRKLSAMNKLLMEENDRLQKQVSQLVCENGYMRQQLQTASVPTTDASSESAVTTPQHSLRDANNPAGLLSIAEETLAEFLSKATGTAVDWVQMPGMKPGPDSVGIFAISQRRGGVAARACGLVSLEPSKIAEILKDRPSWFRDCRSQEIFTMFPAGNGGTIELLHTQTYAPTTLAPARDFWTLRYTTSLENGSLVVCETSLSGTGAGPSAAAASQFVRAEMLPSGYLIRPCEGGGSIIHIVDHLNLQAWSVPEVLRPLYESSKVVAQKMTILALRYIRQIAQETSGEVVYGLGRQPAVLRTFTQKLSRGFNDAINGFNNDGWSILNCDGAEDVVVAINSAKNLTADSSVVSLLGGVLCAKASMLLQNVPPAVLVRFLREHRSEWADFNVDAYAAMSLKSSTCSYPGTRPTRFTGTQIIMPLGQTIEHEEMLEVVRLEGHSLTHEDAFASRDVHLLQMCSGVDENAVGACSELIFAPIDEMFPDDAPLLPSGFRIIPLDSKSGDSHDVLASHKTLDLTSSLEVGPATSHGAENAGSSCNARSVLTIAFQFPFESNLHDNVATMARQYVRSVISSVQRVATAISPSGLSPTAGPKVSPASPEALTLAHWICQSYSYHVGTELLRSDSVGGDSVLKTLWHHQDAILCCSLKALPVFIFANQAGLDMLETTLVSLQDIALDKIFDDSGRKALFSEFAKIMQEGFASLPGGICTSTMGRHVSYEQAVVWKVFAAEENSSVHCLALSFVNWSFV, from the exons ATGGCCATGGTGGCGCAGCatcatagagagagagagaatagcaGCGGGAGCATAAATAAGCATCTGGATTCCGGCAAGTATGTGCGGTACACGGCGGAGCAGGTGGAGGCGTTGGAGAGGGTATACTCCGAGTGCCCTAAGCCGAGCTCGTTGCGCCGCCAGCAGCTCATCAGGGAATGCCCCATTCTCTGCAACATTGAGCCCAAACAGATCAAAGTCTGGTTCCAGAACCGCAG GTGTCGAGAGAAGCAGCGGAAGGAATCCACCAGGCTTCAGAGTGTCAACAGGAAATTGAGTGCTATGAATAAGCTGTTGATGGAGGAAAACGATCGCCTGCAGAAGCAGGTTTCTCAGCTGGTTTGCGAGAATGGTTATATGCGGCAACAGTTACAAACT GCGTCTGTACCGACCACTGATGCGAGTTCTGAGTCAGCGGTTACGACCCCACAGCATTCTCTTAGAGATGCTAACAATCCTGCTGG GCTCCTCTCTATTGCTGAGGAGACCTTGGCAGAGTTCCTCTCAAAGGCTACAGGAACTGCTGTTGATTGGGTCCAGATGCCTGGGATGAAG CCTGGTCCGGATTCGGTTGGAATATTTGCCATCTCACAACGTAGAGGTGGAGTGGCAGCTCGAGCTTGTGGTCTTGTTAGTTTAGAACCTTCTAAG ATTGCTGAGATCCTTAAGGATCGTCCATCTTGGTTCCGTGACTGTAGAAGCCAAGAGATTTTCACTATGTTTCCTGCTGGAAATGGAGGAACAATTGAGCTCTTACATACACAG ACATATGCACCGACTACTCTGGCTCCGGCTCGTGATTTTTGGACTCTGAGATACACAACCTCATTAGAGAATGGTAGCCTCGTG GTATGTGAGACGTCACTTTCCGGTACTGGGGCTGGGCCATCTGCAGCTGCTGCATCACAGTTTGTTAGAGCTGAAATGCTTCCTTCTGGATATTTAATTCGGCCATGTGAGGGTGGAGGATCGATTATTCACATTGTCGATCACCTTAATCTCCAG GCATGGAGCGTGCCAGAGGTGTTGCGGCCACTTTATGAATCATCAAAAGTTGTGGCGCAGAAAATGACAATCTTG GCACTAAGATATATTCGGCAGATAGCCCAGGAGACAAGTGGCGAAGTAGTATATGGTCTTGGTCGGCAGCCAGCTGTTTTGCGGACCTTCACCCAGAAATTAAGCAG AGGCTTTAATGATGCTATTAACGGGTTCAACAACGATGGGTGGTCGATATTAAATTGTGATGGTGCTGAAGATGTAGTAGTTGCCATTAATTCAGCCAAGAATCTGACTGCTGATTCAAGTGTGGTTTCTCTGCTCGGAGGTGTTCTCTGTGCAAAAGCATCTATGCTGCTTCAG AACGTCCCTCCAGCAGTGCTGGTTCGTTTTTTGAGGGAGCATCGATCAGAGTGGGCGGACTTTAATGTTGATGCGTATGCTGCCATGTCATTGAAGTCGAGCACATGCTCATATCCCGGAACGAGGCCAACAAGATTCACCGGAACCCAAATAATCATGCCTCTGGGTCAAACGATTGAACATGAGGAG ATGCTCGAAGTTGTTCGTTTGGAAGGACACTCGCTTACTCATGAGGATGCCTTCGCATCCAGGGACGTTCATCTCCTGCAG ATGTGTAGTGGAGTTGACGAGAATGCTGTGGGAGCCTGCTCGGAGCTGATTTTTGCACCTATTGACGAGATGTTCCCAGATGATGCACCGCTGCTGCCTTCTGGTTTCCGCATAATCCCACTCGATTCAAAATCA GGCGACTCACATGATGTATTGGCTTCACACAAGACGCTGGATTTGACATCGAGTCTCGAAGTTGGGCCAGCGACCAGCCACGGTGCAGAAAATGCAGGGTCATCTTGCAACGCACGATCAGTGTTGACTATTGCTTTCCAGTTCCCATTCGAGAGCAATTTACACGATAATGTTGCCACGATGGCACGTCAGTATGTCCGTAGCGTGATCTCCTCGGTGCAGAGGGTTGCCACAGCCATATCTCCATCAGGGTTGAGCCCGACAGCGGGGCCAAAGGTGTCCCCGGCCTCTCCTGAAGCTCTAACGCTCGCACACTGGATATGCCAGAGCTATAG CTACCATGTGGGAACCGAGTTGCTAAGATCCGACTCCGTAGGCGGCGACTCGGTTTTGAAGACACTTTGGCATCACCAGGATGCCATCTTATGCTGCTCCTTGAAG GCTCTTCCAGTTTTTATATTCGCGAATCAGGCTGGGCTCGACATGCTGGAGACGACTCTCGTCTCGCTGCAAGATATCGCGTTGGATAAGATATTCGATGACTCGGGTCGCAAGGCGTTGTTCTCGGAATTCGCTAAGATCATGCAAGAG GGATTTGCCTCCTTGCCCGGTGGTATTTGCACGTCGACGATGGGGAGGCACGTCTCGTACGAACAGGCCGTCGTGTGGAAGGTCTTTGCGGCAGAAGAGAACTCCTCCGTCCACTGCCTCGCGCTCTCTTTCGTCAACTGGTCCTTCGTCTAA
- the LOC131000068 gene encoding peroxidase N-like, giving the protein MMMIRVVTFLMVCVVVRCQLSSDFYSKNCPNVLNIVRREVRSAVRNEMRMAASLLRLHFHDCFVNGCDGSVLLDGNDGEKFALPNLNSARGYEVIDSIKAAVETACGGVVSCADVLAIAARDSVVLSGGPTWNVLLGRRDGVSANQTAANLQLPSPFDSLDSIVSKFDAVGLNTTDVVALSGGHTIGLSRCALFSGRLSNFSGSGAPDATLDSSLIPELRSACPVNGDGNNTVALDNRSRDLFDNSYFRNLVNGRGILQSDQVLVSGDSAASTTKTIAELYSNNSAVFFCDFANAMIKMGNISPLTGGNGEIRRNCRVVNS; this is encoded by the exons atgatgatgattaggGTTGTAACCTTTTTAATGGTGTGTGTGGTTGTGAGGTGCCAACTAAGCTCCGATTTTTACTCTAAAAATTGCCCCAACGTGCTTAACATTGTGCGAAGAGAGGTGAGAAGCGCGGTAAGGAATGAGATGAGAATGGCTGCTTCTCTGCTTCGCCTCCATTTCCACGATTGCTTCGTCAAT gGGTGCGATGGATCGGTGTTGTTGGATGGAAATGACGGCGAGAAGTTTGCTCTGCCAAACCTGAATTCAGCAAGAGGATATGAAGTGATCGACAGTATCAAAGCAGCAGTCGAGACTGCATGCGGCGGCGTCGTTTCCTGCGCAGATGTTCTCGCCATAGCTGCTCGCGACTCCGTTGTGTTG agcggAGGTCCGACATGGAATGTATTATTGGGAAGAAGAGATGGAGTTTCTGCAAATCAAACCGCCGCCAATCTTCAACTCCCTTCTCCCTTCGATTCTCTCGATTCAATCGTTTCCAAATTCGACGCCGTTGGCCTCAACACCACCGACGTCGTTGCTCTATCAG GCGGCCACACGATCGGGTTATCGAGGTGCGCGCTCTTCAGCGGCAGATTGTCCAACTTCAGCGGCAGCGGCGCGCCGGACGCGACGCTGGACAGCAGCCTGATCCCGGAGCTCCGGTCGGCGTGCCCCGTCAACGGCGACGGCAACAACACGGTGGCGCTCGACAACAGATCTAGAGACCTGTTCGACAACAGTTACTTCAGGAATCTGGTGAACGGGAGAGGAATTCTGCAGTCCGATCAGGTGCTTGTTTCCGGCGACTCAGCGGCGTCCACGACGAAAACCATAGCGGAGCTCTACAGTAACAACTCTGCGGTTTTCTTCTGTGACTTCGCGAATGCAATGATCAAGATGGGAAATATCAGCCCCCTAACCGGAGGGAATGGAGAGATTAGGAGAAACTGTAGGGTTGTTAACTCTTGA
- the LOC131000067 gene encoding GATA transcription factor 11-like, producing MAKVDPYGCWDGAIDGDEELENMLGSILDFPDFPMEGLEAEGFSGDWDASKSQYLGPIPMDVLMGPPAVAQTKVETGPQVFMQRPVALIDAAPEAKKHSYWFGDDAAGSCIRRQNKSAEVQETGTFQSQSPVSVLESSSSSLTGKSLLKPHTAKRARSKRARPSGVSPWLLIPPLFSTSSRKSCDAKKTKERRKKLPHLPVAKQTTEDSSQSSDYAQPTNAAAAQLRPTKKCTHCEITKTPQWREGPLGPKTLCNACGVRYRSGRLYPEYRPAASPTFVPTLHSNSHKKVIEMRNKGKKIEQPSMSPQLEFIPVSSYLFDPIC from the exons ATGGCTAAGGTTGACCCTTATGGTTGCTGGGATGGGGCTATTGATGGTGACGAAGAGTTGGAGAATATGCTCGGTAGCATCTTGGACTTTCCCGATTTTCCGATGGAGGGTTTGGAGGCGGAAGGATTTTCCGGCGATTGGGACGCTAGCAAGTCGCAGTATCTCGGGCCTATTCCGATGGACGTGCTAATGGGGCCACCAGCCGTTGCTCAAACCAAAGTCGAAACGGGGCCACAGGTTTTCATGCAAAGACCAGTTGCTCTC ATTGACGCGGCTCCCGAGGCGAAGAAGCATTCCTACTGGTTTGGTGATGATGCCGCTGGCTCATGTATTCGTCGACAGAACAAATCTGCTGAGGTTCAAGAGACGGGCACGTTCCAGTCACAAAGCCCCGTATCCGTGCTTGAAAGCAGCAGTTCCTCGTTGACTGGGAAGAGCTTGCTTAAGCCTCATACCGCCAAGCGAGCAAGATCCAAACGGGCTAGGCCATCAGGCGTAAGCCCTTGGCTCTTAATACCGCCCCTGTTCTCCACCTCCTCCAGAAAGAGTTGTGACGCCAAGAAAACAAAAGAGAGGAGAAAGAAACTGCCTCATCTGCCGGTAGCCAAGCAAACGACTGAAGACTCGTCCCAGTCATCTGATTATGCACAGCCGACAAATGCAGCAGCAGCTCAACTGCGTCCCACCAAAAAATGCACTCACTGTGAAATAACGAAAACCCCACAATGGAGGGAGGGCCCGTTGGGGCCAAAGACGCTCTGCAATGCATGCGGCGTCCGTTACAGATCCGGTCGCCTATACCCGGAGTACCGACCAGCGGCAAGTCCGACGTTCGTGCCAACTCTGCACTCCAACTCCCACAAGAAGGTCATAGAGATGAGAAACAAAGGTAAGAAGATCGAGCAGCCCTCGATGTCTCCACAGCTCGAATTCATCCCGGTGAGTAGCTATCTGTTTGATCCTATTTGCTGA
- the LOC131000064 gene encoding CASP-like protein 5A2: MNLSQGAVHPVEAPPLQTEGAGNVPLPRVRMKDLQGMPGTVGGLVLRVTQFLFAAVALAVMATTNDFPSVTAFCYLVAAAGLQSIWSIVLGITDAYALLVGRRLQNPQVVRLFAVGDGVTSNLTFAAACASAGITVLIGNDLGACGRNHCTEFETATAMAFLSWFAALPSFLLNFWSLASR, translated from the exons ATGAATTTGAGCCAGGGAGCGGTGCATCCAGTGGAGGCACCGCCGCTGCAGACGGAGGGTGCGGGGAACGTGCCGCTGCCGCGCGTGCGGATGAAGGATCTCCAAGGCATGCCCGGGACGGTCGGCGGTCTAGTGTTGCGCGTGACTCAGTTTCTGTTCGCGGCGGTGGCGCTCGCCGTCATGGCAACCACCAATGACTTCCCGTCGGTCACCGCCTTCTG ctaccttgttgctgctgctggttTGCAGAGCATATGGAGCATTGTATTAGGAATTACTGATGCTTATGCACTTCTTGTGGGACGCCGTTTGCAGAATCCTCAAGTTGTTAGGTTATTTGCTGTTGGTGATGGG GTTACTTCTAACCTAACGTTTGCTGCAGCCTGTGCATCGGCAGGCATTACTGTTCTCATTGGGAACGATCTGGGCGCCTGTGGCAGAAATCATTGCACAGAATTTGAAACTGCTACAGCTATGGCCTTCCTCAGCTGGTTTGCTGCATTACCTTCTTTCTTGTTAAATTTTTGGTCATTGGCATCgagatga
- the LOC131000065 gene encoding uncharacterized protein LOC131000065 isoform X2, with amino-acid sequence MFWKLTALSASSPVESVLDKENFTLEELLDEEEIIQECKALNSRLINFLRDRAQVEQLVRYIVEEPPEDADSKRTFKFPFVACEIFTCEIDVILKTLVDEEELMHLLFNFLEPNRPHSALLAGYFSKVAVCLMIRKTVPLMNYVKAHQDVLKQLVDLIGITSIMEVLVRLVGADDHLYPNSLDVMQWLTDSNLLEMIVDKLNTLNPPEVHANAAETLCSITRNAPSPLATKLSSSSFVARIFGHALEDSQSKSALVHSLSVCISLLDPKRSIPSPLMYSFRSQHVYESPINVDPDTVCAMLPKLGELLVLLNVSSDENILPTTYGELKPPLGKHRLKIVEFLAVLLKTGNEAAEKELIISGTIQRVLDLFFEYPYNNALHHHVESIVYSCLENKNDAIVDHLLVDCNLVGKILIMEKSPTLSATPNQPTSPAPGRWAPRAGYFGHLTRISNKLIQLGNSDDRILKHLQENNEWSEWQATILQERNVVENVYRWACGRPTTLQDRTRDSDEEDVQDRDYDVAALANNLSQAFRYTIYDNEENEGHGSFDRDDEVYFDDESAEVVISSLRLGDDQGSLFTNSNWFAFQDDRNGGDVPMNTSSSDMMDDINLNGITNGGNSSSDDEVMVGEDEEMIESRSSPNGSSSFQANGFNGFAVDNSRGDGDSVTMAEKTATSNDLGFFRFESPDNDDPFGDRPIPEWVAWGEGSDFQVSRSGVNPFVDHNNITENVTDSVECTAAPIYPTSSGELVPNGISSIDVSDSLAKSTSSQKSVSVPSLFEEDVEFVGVELEGTEKAMEQALKEGIVGEAGPLKRNTSPKKPEKEDLDDSAGMKEFNDANYWRVDQEVAVLE; translated from the exons ATGTTCTGGAAGCTCACAGCTCTTTCTGCTTCTTCTCCC GTTGAGTCTGTGCTCGACAAGGAAAATTTTACCCTGGAAGAGCTCTTGGATGAAGAGGAGATAATCCAAGAGTGTAAAGCGTTAAACAGCCGCCTTATAAATTT TTTGAGAGATAGAGCTCAGGTTGAGCAGTTGGTGCGATATATTGTTGAGGAACCCCCAGAAGATGCAGATAGCAAACGGACCTTCAA GTTCCCTTTTGTTGCGTGTGAAATTTTCACATGTGAAATTGATGTCATCTTGAAAACTTTGGTGGATGAAGAGGAG CTTATGCATTTACTCTTCAATTTTCTGGAACCAAACCGCCCTCACAGTGCATTGTTGGCTGGGTACTTCAGTAAG GTTGCAGTATGCCTAATGATACGGAAGACCGTCCCACTAATGAATTATGTAAAG GCCCACCAAGATGTTCTTAAGCAGTTGGTTGATTTGATCGGTATCACATCCATCATGGAG GTCTTGGTGCGACTTGTAGGTGCAGATGATCATTTATATCCAAATTCTTTGGATGTTATGCAATGGTTGACAGATAGCAACTTGTTAGAAATGATTGTGGACAAGCTCAATACCTTG AATCCACCAGAAGTACATGCTAATGCAGCTGAAACATTATGTTCTATAACCAGGAATGCACCATCACCTCTGGCCACTAAACTATCCAGTTCAAG TTTTGTGGCAAGGATTTTTGGTCATGCACTTGAAGATTCACAGTCGAAATCTGCCCTTGTTCATTCATTGTCTGTCTGTATTTCATTACTGGATCCTAAAAGATCAATTCCTTCACCACTAATGTACTCTTTCAGAAGTCAACATGTATATGAATCACCAATAAATGTGGATCCTGATACTGTCTGTGCCATGCTTCCAAAATTGG GTGAACTGTTGGTGCTTCTGAATGTTTCATCTGATGAGAATATTTTGCCCACAACATATGGTGAATTGAAGCCGCCTCTTGGAAAACATCGTCTGAAG ATTGTAGAATTTCTCGCGGTGCTGCTAAAAACTGGCAACGAGGCTGCAGAGAAGGAATTGATAATCTCTGGGACCATTCAAAGAGTACTTGATCTGTTTTTTGA GTACCCATATAACAATGCTTTGCATCATCATGTGGAGAGCATTGTATATTCATGCTTGGAAAACAAAAATGATGCCATTGTTGACCATCTTCTTGTGGACTGTAACTTGGTTGGAAAAATTCTTATTATGGAAAAAAGTCCAACACTTTCTGCCACACCGAATCAG CCAACTTCGCCAGCACCCGGAAGATGGGCCCCTCGAGCAGGATATTTTGGACATTTGACTCGGATATCAAATAAACTTATTCAGCTGGGCAATAGTGACGATCGCATTCTGAAGCATCTTCAG GAAAACAATGAGTGGAGTGAGTGGCAGGCCACTATCTTACAGGAGCGTAATGTGGTCGAAAATGTTTATCGATGGGCTTGTGG GAGACCTACTACATTGCAGGACAGAACCAGGGATAGTGATGAGGAAGATGTTCAGGATAGAGATTATGATGTTGCAGCACTGGCAAATAATTTAAGCCAGGCATTTAGATACACCATATATGacaatgaagaaaatgag GGTCATGGATCTTTTGATCGTGATGATGAG GTTTACTTTGATGACGAATCTGCTGAGGTCGTAATTTCATCCCTAAGGTTGGGTGATGACCAAGGGAG TTTGTTCACAAATTCCAACTGGTTTGCCTTCCAAGATGACAGAAATGGTGGTGACGTGCCTATGAACACCTCATCTTCTGACATGATGGATGATATTAATTTGAATGGAATAACGAATGGTGGTAACAGCAGCAGTGATGATGAGGTTATGGTTGGAGAGGATGAGGAAATGATAGAGAGCAGGTCTTCACCGAATGGATCATCTAGTTTTCAGGCTAATGGCTTCAATGGATTCGCCGTAGACAATTCTAGGGGTGATGGAGACTCGGTTACCATGGCTGAGAAAACTGCTACTTCTAATGACTTGGGTTTCTTTCGCTTTGAGTCACCGGACAACGACGACCCTTTTGGAGACAGACCAATACCTGAGTGGGTTGCGTGGGGAGAGGGGTCTGATTTTCAAGTTAGTCGATCTGGCGTTAATCCATTTGTTGACCACAACAACATCACAGAAAATGTAACGGACTCAGTGGAATGTACTGCTGCTCCCATATATCCTACTTCCAGTGGAGAACTTGTACCCAATGGAATCAGTTCTATAGATGTCAGTGATAGTTTGGCTAAATCTACTTCGAGTCAGAAAAGTGTTTCCGTGCCCTCTTTGTTTGAAGAGGATGTTGAATTCGTGGGTGTGGAATTGGAGGGTACAGAGAAGGCTATGGAACAGGCTCTCAAGGAAGGCATTGTCGGTGAAGCTGGGCCACTGAAAAGGAACACCAGTCCAAAGAAACCAGAAAAGGAGGATTTAGATGACAGTGCTGGAATGAAGGAATTCAATGACGCCAACTATTGGAGAGTCGACCAGGAGGTTGCAGTGTTGGAGTAA